The following coding sequences lie in one Nitratireductor mangrovi genomic window:
- a CDS encoding DUF6511 domain-containing protein, translating to MIDPTPNETAAMVEGGKAGGAYLDSLGRTDLALLSEEEWDTFVEVIVTGYCDHLRDLAAKDRARLDGMIPEVPF from the coding sequence ATGATCGATCCGACCCCCAATGAGACGGCGGCCATGGTCGAGGGCGGAAAGGCTGGCGGCGCCTATCTCGACAGCCTCGGCCGGACCGATCTCGCCCTGCTGAGCGAGGAGGAGTGGGACACCTTCGTCGAGGTGATCGTCACCGGCTACTGCGACCACCTTCGTGACCTGGCCGCGAAGGACCGCGCGCGGCTCGACGGCATGATCCCGGAGGTGCCCTTCTGA